Proteins co-encoded in one Stomoxys calcitrans chromosome 5, idStoCalc2.1, whole genome shotgun sequence genomic window:
- the LOC106081368 gene encoding 23 kDa integral membrane protein-like produces MDCGGVFVKYVLFIFNILFVICGILLIIFGSIMLSSIGDIKDVVSTYESHSVPIAVLVLGCIIFVISFLGCCGAIRENSCCTMTYSVIMFLLFLCQLALVIIIWVKRQDILNAMNYSIKTIWDQRQSDRSLMDGLELSLKCCGYNGPTDYTGESVPKSCCGASATNCSIVEALLRPGCLKAFDRVWTKNFDIIRYAGLGVAGIELVAFIFACCLANQVRNNARRSNF; encoded by the exons ATATGTGGTATCCTACTCATCATATTTGGATCCATTATGCTATCCAGCATTGGGGACATTAAAGATGTAGTGAGCACATATGAATCTCACTCAGTTCCCATAGCTGTATTGGTCCTTGGTTGTATTATCTTTGTGATTTCCTTCTTAGGATGCTGCGGAGCCATTAGAGAAAATAGTTGCTGTACAATGACG TATTCGGTTATAATGTTCCTCCTGTTCCTATGTCAGTTGGCTTTGGTGATCATTATATGGGTTAAACGCCAGGATATTTTGAATGCCATGAATTATAGCATAAAGACTATTTGGGATCAGCGACAAAGCGACCGGAGCCTTATGGATGGACTCGAATTGAGC TTAAAATGCTGCGGTTACAATGGACCAACAGACTACACTGGCGAAAGTGTGCCTAAGTCCTGTTGCGGTGCCTCAGCCACAAACTGTAGCATTGTCGAAGCACTCTTGCGTCCAGGTTGTCTGAAAGCCTTTGACAGAGTTTGGACAAAGAATTTTGATATCATCCGCTATGCTGGTTTGGGTGTGGCAGGAATTGAG CTGGTCGCCTTCATTTTCGCTTGCTGTTTGGCTAACCAAGTGCGTAATAATGCCCGCAGATCGAACTTCTAA